From the unidentified bacterial endosymbiont genome, one window contains:
- a CDS encoding zinc-dependent alcohol dehydrogenase — MKKLVATAPRVAALVEYEDRPVADNEVKIHVRYGAPKHGTEVVDFRAASPFINEDFNAEWQLFTPREEGAVRGIEFGKFQLGNMVVGEIVECGARVRDYQTGEQVCCYGPLQETVIVNAIDNYKLRKMPEGASWKNAVCYDPAQFAMSGVRDANVRVGDYVVVVGLGAIGQIAIQLAKKAGASIVIGVDPIDHRCEIARRHGADYCLNPVGTDIGLEIKKLTAKQGADVFIETSGHADALQSALRGLAYGGTIAYVAFAKPFAGGFNLGREAHFNNAKIVFSRACSEPNPDYPRWSRKRIEETCWTLLMNGYLNCNDLIDPIVTFTHSDESYMKYVDLHPELSIKMGVTF, encoded by the coding sequence ATGAAAAAGTTAGTTGCTACTGCGCCGCGTGTGGCGGCGCTGGTTGAGTATGAAGATCGTCCCGTGGCCGATAACGAAGTGAAAATTCACGTTCGTTATGGTGCGCCTAAACACGGAACAGAGGTCGTGGATTTCAGGGCGGCCAGTCCGTTTATTAATGAAGATTTTAACGCGGAGTGGCAGTTATTTACGCCGCGTGAAGAGGGGGCTGTCCGCGGTATTGAGTTCGGAAAGTTTCAGTTAGGAAACATGGTCGTGGGCGAGATCGTTGAATGCGGCGCCAGGGTGAGGGACTACCAGACGGGTGAGCAGGTCTGCTGTTATGGCCCGCTGCAGGAGACGGTGATTGTCAACGCCATTGATAACTACAAGTTGCGCAAAATGCCGGAGGGGGCGTCCTGGAAAAACGCGGTTTGTTATGACCCGGCACAGTTCGCGATGAGCGGCGTGCGTGATGCTAACGTGCGGGTCGGGGATTATGTAGTTGTCGTGGGGCTAGGGGCCATTGGGCAGATAGCGATTCAACTGGCCAAAAAAGCCGGCGCGTCTATCGTTATTGGCGTCGATCCTATTGATCACCGCTGCGAGATTGCCCGTCGCCACGGGGCGGATTACTGTCTAAACCCTGTCGGTACCGATATCGGCCTTGAAATCAAAAAGCTGACCGCTAAGCAGGGGGCGGACGTTTTCATCGAAACCAGCGGTCATGCAGACGCGCTGCAGTCTGCCCTGCGCGGGCTTGCTTACGGCGGAACCATTGCTTACGTCGCTTTCGCAAAACCCTTTGCCGGAGGCTTCAACCTTGGCCGTGAAGCGCACTTCAATAACGCGAAAATTGTCTTTTCCCGAGCCTGCAGTGAACCCAATCCTGACTACCCGCGCTGGAGCCGCAAACGCATAGAAGAGACCTGCTGGACATTGTTGATGAACGGTTATCTCAACTGTAACGATCTGATTGACCCGATAGTGACATTCACCCATAGCGATGAAAGCTATATGAAGTATGTCGATTTACATCCCGAACTGAGCATCAAAATGGGCGTCACTTTTTAA
- a CDS encoding carbohydrate ABC transporter permease has protein sequence MATNKRVLGRIGFYLGLAVFLIITLFPFFVMLMTSLKSAKEAISLHPTILPQIWTLQHYIDIFNPQIFPFVDYFRNSMVVSLTSSVIAVFLGTLGAYALSKLRFRGRATINASFYTVYMFSGILLVVPLFKIITALGIYDTELALIITMVTQTLPTAVFMLRSYFDTIPDEIEEAAMMDGLNRLQIIFRITVPLAISGLVSVFVYCFMVAWNDYLFASIFLSSASHFTLPVGLNTLFSTPDYIWGRMMAASLVTALPVVIMYALSERFIKSGLTAGGVKG, from the coding sequence ATGGCAACAAATAAACGTGTGCTGGGACGTATAGGTTTTTATCTGGGACTGGCGGTATTTTTAATAATCACGCTTTTTCCATTCTTTGTGATGCTAATGACGTCATTAAAGAGCGCGAAAGAGGCGATATCGCTGCATCCGACCATTTTGCCCCAGATATGGACGCTGCAGCATTACATCGACATTTTCAATCCGCAGATCTTCCCGTTTGTCGATTACTTTCGAAACAGCATGGTGGTGTCGCTGACGTCGTCGGTGATTGCGGTATTTCTCGGTACCCTGGGGGCGTATGCGTTATCCAAATTGCGTTTCAGGGGCCGCGCGACAATCAATGCCAGCTTCTACACCGTCTATATGTTTTCCGGGATTTTGCTGGTGGTGCCGCTTTTCAAAATCATTACCGCACTTGGGATCTACGATACCGAACTGGCACTCATCATCACCATGGTGACCCAAACCTTGCCTACGGCGGTGTTCATGCTTCGTAGCTATTTCGACACTATCCCGGATGAAATAGAAGAAGCGGCAATGATGGATGGGCTTAACCGTCTGCAAATTATCTTCCGCATTACCGTGCCGCTGGCGATTTCCGGTCTGGTCTCGGTCTTCGTCTACTGCTTTATGGTGGCGTGGAACGACTATCTGTTTGCATCCATCTTCTTGTCAAGTGCCAGCCATTTCACCTTGCCGGTAGGGCTGAACACGCTCTTCAGTACGCCAGATTATATCTGGGGTCGCATGATGGCGGCATCGCTGGTGACAGCTCTGCCGGTGGTCATTATGTATGCGCTTTCTGAACGTTTTATTAAAAGTGGTTTAACCGCCGGTGGCGTTAAAGGCTGA
- a CDS encoding carbohydrate ABC transporter permease: MKTLFSGRSDMPFAMLLLAPSLILLGGLVAWPMISNIEISFLRLPLNPRISAVFVGLDNYIRILSDVAFWHSLWMTFWYTALVVVGSTGLGLAVAIFFNREFRLRKTARSLVILSYVTPSISLVFAWKYMFNNGYGIVNYLGVDLLHLYDQAPLWFDNPGSSFALVVLFAIWRYFPYAFISFLAILQTIDKSLYEAAEMDGANGWQRFRIVTLPAIMPVLATVITLRTIWMFYMFADVYLLTTRVDILGVYLYKTAFAFNDLGKAAAISVVLFVIILTVILLAGKRVNLNGNK; the protein is encoded by the coding sequence ATGAAGACGCTGTTTTCTGGTCGTTCAGATATGCCTTTCGCCATGCTGCTGCTGGCCCCCAGCCTGATTTTGCTGGGGGGCCTGGTGGCCTGGCCGATGATTTCCAACATAGAAATCAGTTTTTTACGCCTGCCTCTTAACCCGCGCATTAGCGCCGTGTTTGTTGGGCTGGACAATTACATTCGTATCCTGAGTGATGTAGCTTTCTGGCACTCATTATGGATGACGTTCTGGTATACCGCCCTGGTCGTAGTGGGCAGTACTGGTCTCGGGCTCGCCGTTGCTATTTTCTTTAACCGCGAATTTCGCCTGCGCAAAACGGCACGTTCGCTGGTGATTTTGTCCTACGTCACGCCGTCAATATCGTTGGTGTTTGCCTGGAAGTACATGTTCAACAACGGCTACGGGATAGTGAATTATCTCGGGGTTGACCTGCTGCATCTGTATGACCAGGCGCCGCTGTGGTTCGACAATCCCGGCAGCAGCTTTGCGCTGGTAGTACTTTTCGCCATCTGGCGCTATTTCCCGTATGCGTTTATCTCGTTCCTCGCGATCCTGCAGACCATCGATAAATCGTTGTACGAAGCGGCTGAGATGGACGGCGCGAATGGCTGGCAGCGTTTTCGCATCGTCACGCTTCCCGCGATTATGCCGGTACTGGCAACCGTCATCACGCTGCGAACGATATGGATGTTCTATATGTTTGCCGATGTGTATCTGCTGACCACCAGGGTCGATATTCTGGGCGTGTATCTCTACAAAACCGCCTTTGCGTTCAATGATCTGGGCAAGGCCGCGGCTATCTCCGTGGTGCTATTTGTGATCATTTTGACCGTCATTCTTCTGGCCGGAAAAAGGGTGAACCTCAATGGCAACAAATAA